A window of Staphylococcus sp. 17KM0847 contains these coding sequences:
- the rsmG gene encoding 16S rRNA (guanine(527)-N(7))-methyltransferase RsmG, whose protein sequence is MSVEWLANQLSHHGIELSDKQKQQFETYYDMLVTWNDKINLTSITEKHEVYLKHFYDSITLSFYCDLSQHLKLCDVGAGAGFPSIPLKIVFPELHVTIVDSLNKRIQFLNQLANALELEGVHFVHDRAETFGKNLDYRASFDIVTARAVARLSVLSELCLPLVKKHGLFLALKSSKGQEELDDARFAIGLLGGRVEKVFSFELPEGAGERQIIEIEKRSQTPKKYPRKPGTPNKSPLSE, encoded by the coding sequence GTCAGATAAGCAAAAACAACAATTTGAAACGTATTATGATATGCTTGTTACGTGGAACGATAAGATAAATCTCACGAGTATTACAGAAAAGCATGAAGTTTATTTAAAGCATTTTTATGATTCTATTACACTGAGTTTTTATTGTGATTTAAGTCAACATTTAAAGCTATGTGATGTAGGAGCGGGTGCAGGGTTTCCAAGTATTCCTTTGAAGATTGTTTTTCCTGAATTACATGTAACCATTGTGGATTCACTCAATAAGCGTATTCAGTTTTTAAATCAATTGGCCAACGCGTTAGAGCTAGAAGGTGTTCATTTTGTCCATGATAGAGCCGAAACATTTGGCAAAAATTTAGACTACCGAGCGTCTTTTGATATTGTTACAGCAAGAGCTGTGGCAAGATTATCTGTGTTGAGTGAATTGTGCCTCCCCCTTGTTAAGAAGCATGGTCTTTTCCTTGCATTAAAGTCATCAAAGGGACAAGAAGAGTTAGACGATGCACGTTTTGCGATTGGTTTGTTAGGTGGACGTGTTGAGAAAGTCTTCTCCTTTGAGTTACCTGAAGGAGCCGGGGAACGTCAGATTATTGAAATTGAAAAGAGAAGTCAGACACCTAAAAAATACCCGAGAAAACCGGGAACACCGAATAAATCACCACTTTCAGAATAA